The Arachis hypogaea cultivar Tifrunner chromosome 19, arahy.Tifrunner.gnm2.J5K5, whole genome shotgun sequence genome has a window encoding:
- the LOC112776913 gene encoding E3 ubiquitin-protein ligase CHIP — MGPSGGALSAAAKQAEQLRIDGNAYFKKDRFGAAIDAYTEAITLCPNVPVYWTNRALCHLKRHHWERVEEDCRRAIQLDNHSVKAHYMLGLALLQKQEHTKGIRELEKALDLGRGANPKGYMVEEIWRELARAKYQEWERTSSKRSWDLQSLKEACESALKEKHSLDMSHMEGFLDDATTSQLEQLEALQRVFSKAAEGDTPTEVPDYLCCRITLDIFHDPVITPSGITYERAVILDHLQKVGRFDPVTREPLDPSQLVPNLAIKEAVQAYLDTHGWAYKV; from the exons ATGGGGCCAAGTGGTGGTGCCTTGTCAGCGGCGGCGAAGCAAGCGGAGCAACTCAGAATAGATGGCAACGCTTACTTCAAGAAAGACCGTTTCGGTGCCGCCATCGATGCCTACACAGAG GCAATTACTTTGTGCCCTAATGTTCCTGTGTATTGGACGAACCGTGCTCTCTGCCATCTTAAGCGCCA TCATTGGGAGAGAGTGGAAGAAGATTGTCGGAGAGCGATTCAGCTTGACAACCATTCGGTTAAG GCTCACTATATGTTGGGACTTGCATTGCTACAGAAACAAGAACATACCAAGGGTATCAGAGAATTAGAGAAG GCTTTGGATCTTGGGAGAGGCGCCAATCCCAAGGGCTATATGgtagaagaaatatggagagagCTTGCGAGAGCAAAATACCAAGAGTGGGAACGGACATCTTCCAAGCGATCGTGGGATTTGCAGAGCTTGAA GGAAGCTTGCGAGTCCGCTCTAAAGGAAAAACACTCTCTTGATATGTCCCACATGGAAGGATTTTTAGATGATGctaccacttctcaattggaACAGTTAGAGGCTTTACAAAGAGTCTTCAGTAAAGCTGCAGAGGGTGACACACCTACTGAG GTGCCAGATTACTTATGCTGCAGAATCACACTTGATATTTTTCATGATCCCGTAATCACTCCGAGCGGAATTACATATGAGAGGGCAGTGATTCTTGATCATTTGCAGAAG GTTGGTAGATTTGACCCTGTGACGCGAGAACCACTGGATCCGTCGCAACTAGTACCGAACTTGGCCATTAAGGAAGCAGTGCAGGCATACTTGGACACACATGGGTGGGCCTACAAGGTTTAA
- the LOC112777523 gene encoding uncharacterized protein, protein MLRLFSSGSYLFESFSNPPFIKALQVFTHATYSTICLAQPKAEKEDPAEKPINATEVLSKWGCSDGELMRIFTRCPALRNADATKIQSKLDLLSAFGIGASDVVKIVNCRPRFFQSRINQSFNERLAYFLSLFETKDLLTKAIVRNPSLLVYDGRVDIEATFALYEELGIKKRDLIQMILLRPTIISRTSFNDDKMEYIRRIGLSKDSKMYKYVVTLIGVSRVETIRDKVANLEKFGLSEDEVFWLLGKSPHILTLSTDKVQRNMTFILATMKLDVKAILRCPLLLCFNIDTVLKPRVLLAMKVHEIDGEQKIRRPPILRALRMTEEKFVNLFIKCHEEEVANELMEFYRRTKNVKRLAESSKKSVRKGFPF, encoded by the coding sequence ATGCTTCGGTTGTTTTCATCTGGGTCTTATCTGTTTGAGTCATTTTCAAATCCCCCATTTATAAAAGCATTGCAAGTTTTTACGCATGCCACCTATTCGACCATTTGCCTAGCCCAACCTAAAGCTGAAAAGGAGGATCCTGCAGAGAAACCAATTAATGCTACTGAGGTTTTAAGTAAATGGGGTTGTAGTGATGGTGAATTGATGAGAATATTCACCCGTTGCCCAGCTTTGCGCAATGCTGATGCTACCAAAATCCAATCAAAACTTGATCTTCTGAGTGCTTTTGGAATAGGGGCATCTGATGTTGTTAAGATAGTCAATTGCAGGCCCCGGTTTTTCCAGTCTCGGATTAACCAATCTTTCAACGAGAGGCTTGCCTATTTCTTGTCATTGTTTGAGACGAAGGATTTGCTTACCAAAGCCATTGTGAGAAACCCTTCACTTTTGGTCTATGATGGTAGAGTTGACATTGAAGCTACCTTTGCACTCTATGAGGAGTTGGGTATTAAGAAAAGGGACTTGATTCAGATGATACTATTGCGTCCCACGATCATTTCAAGGACATCGTTCAACGATGATAAGATGGAATACATACGCAGGATAGGGCTTTCCAAGGATTCAAAGATGTATAAGTATGTGGTAACACTAATAGGTGTGTCACGTGTCGAAACAATTCGTGATAAGGTTGCGAATTTGGAGAAATTCGGTTTGTCTGAGGATGAGGTCTTTTGGCTTCTTGGGAAGTCCCCTCATATTTTGACATTGTCAACTgacaaggttcagaggaacatgACTTTCATTCTGGCCACAATGAAGCTCGATGTCAAGGCAATCTTAAGATGCCCATTGCTATTGTGTTTTAATATTGATACGGTTTTGAAGCCAAGAGTGCTTCTAGCAATGAAGGTACATGAGATTGATGGTGAGCAGAAAATCAGGAGACCTCCGATTCTTAGGGCACTCAGGATGACAGAAGAGAAGTTTGTGAATTTGTTTATCAAATGCCATGAGGAGGAAGTTGCCAATGAGTTAATGGAATTCTATAGAAGAACAAAAAATGTTAAGAGATTAGCTGAGTCATCAAAGAAGAGCGTTCGAAAAGGATTTCCTTTCTGA